A stretch of Gymnodinialimonas phycosphaerae DNA encodes these proteins:
- a CDS encoding lytic murein transglycosylase — protein sequence MRITRRTFGAGAASLTVAGCVGGLDLGGGGERGIGAAGDSGPSTDPDFMPQPNASYDTWLEGFRGRARAAGISEDAITRGLRGTGYLPGVIERDRNQTEFRRSTEDYLALVAGDDDVSLGRTRFAGHRSVLAEVEVRYGVPAEVCCAVWGVESRYGTRLGDIPVISAVSTLAWEGRRGRFFEAQTIAALRIIQNGDTTPERMLGSWAGAMGHTQFIPTTYEEHAVDFRGDGRRDIWSSDPTDSFASTASYLARSGWRAGQPWGMEVALPSGFSVATGRDTRRSVASWSELGVRRAGGGALPDHGQAALHAPGGAGAPAWILFHNFNVILRYNNSTNYGIGVGYLSDRINGGGPLRQSFGADDSGLTQAQRRELQELLNRAGYDAGTPDGVIGSGTEAAISAYQAANGLPVTGEPSAALLRRLR from the coding sequence TTGCGGATCACACGGCGGACATTCGGGGCGGGTGCGGCATCCTTGACGGTGGCGGGCTGTGTCGGCGGCCTTGACCTTGGCGGTGGAGGAGAGCGCGGCATCGGTGCTGCGGGTGACAGCGGGCCCTCGACGGACCCCGACTTCATGCCGCAGCCCAATGCCTCTTACGACACCTGGCTGGAGGGATTCCGGGGTCGGGCGCGGGCGGCCGGGATCTCGGAGGATGCGATCACACGCGGATTGCGGGGGACGGGATATTTGCCCGGCGTCATTGAGCGAGACCGGAATCAAACTGAATTTCGGCGCTCCACCGAGGATTACCTGGCGCTTGTTGCGGGCGACGATGACGTCAGCCTGGGACGAACGCGGTTTGCCGGGCATCGCAGCGTGCTGGCCGAGGTCGAGGTGCGCTACGGTGTGCCGGCGGAAGTGTGCTGCGCCGTTTGGGGCGTGGAAAGCCGCTATGGCACTCGGTTGGGGGACATTCCGGTGATCTCTGCGGTGTCCACTTTGGCATGGGAAGGGCGGCGCGGGCGGTTCTTTGAGGCGCAGACGATTGCGGCGCTCAGGATCATCCAGAATGGTGACACGACACCCGAGCGCATGCTGGGATCGTGGGCGGGGGCGATGGGACATACACAATTTATTCCAACGACTTACGAAGAACACGCCGTAGATTTTCGCGGTGATGGGCGGCGCGATATCTGGTCCAGCGACCCGACCGATTCCTTCGCCTCCACCGCCAGTTATTTAGCCCGCTCCGGCTGGCGGGCGGGGCAGCCGTGGGGGATGGAAGTCGCGCTGCCTTCGGGGTTTTCTGTCGCGACGGGGCGCGACACGCGCCGCAGCGTCGCCAGTTGGAGCGAACTAGGCGTGCGACGGGCGGGCGGCGGTGCCCTGCCCGATCACGGGCAAGCGGCCCTTCACGCGCCCGGCGGCGCTGGGGCGCCTGCCTGGATTTTGTTCCACAATTTCAATGTGATCCTGAGGTACAATAACTCTACCAACTACGGTATCGGGGTCGGATACCTGTCAGATCGGATCAACGGAGGCGGGCCGTTGCGGCAAAGTTTCGGCGCCGATGACAGTGGTTTGACACAGGCCCAACGGCGCGAATTGCAGGAGCTGTTGAACCGCGCGGGGTATGACGCGGGCACGCCGGACGGGGTCATTGGAAGCGGCACCGAGGCCGCAATCAGCGCCTATCAGGCCGCCAACGGATTGCCCGTCACCGGGGAGCCGTCGGCCGCTTTGTTGCGGCGATTGAGGTAG
- a CDS encoding ribonuclease E/G, with translation MKGTVVLLDEVAGRRAAALMVDGKLHDIFIDPPEGAPPGIGAISRAKADRPLKGQGGITLHLGDGHMGYMRRAKDIAPGDAFLVQVSGVAEPGKASPVTPDLIFKSRYCIVTPFKPGLNVSRAIRDEDERDRLLEIAHESRAATEGYGLIVRSSADGAHAEEIHDDIYAMCKTATMVVSEMEGPPEWLLDADDAHTRAWREWDAPDEVIEGGFADHGVLEAVDMALAARQALPGGAYAFIEATRALVAIDVNTGADHSLAAGLKANLALVRDLPRLTRIKGLGGQITLDLAPMPKRDRKQVEDAVKKAFRQGGGDVVVAGWTPLGMLELTRKRDRAPLSQVWPG, from the coding sequence ATGAAGGGAACTGTTGTTCTTCTGGACGAGGTCGCGGGCCGCCGCGCGGCTGCCCTCATGGTCGACGGCAAGCTGCACGACATCTTCATTGATCCGCCCGAAGGCGCGCCCCCGGGCATCGGCGCGATCTCCCGCGCGAAAGCCGACCGTCCGCTGAAAGGGCAGGGCGGCATCACCCTGCATCTGGGCGACGGCCACATGGGCTATATGCGCCGCGCGAAGGATATCGCGCCGGGTGACGCGTTCCTTGTGCAGGTCTCGGGCGTGGCAGAGCCGGGCAAAGCCAGCCCGGTCACGCCGGACCTGATTTTCAAGTCCCGCTACTGTATCGTGACGCCTTTTAAGCCGGGCCTCAACGTCAGCCGCGCGATCCGAGACGAGGATGAGCGCGACCGTTTGTTGGAGATCGCCCACGAAAGCCGCGCGGCGACGGAAGGCTACGGCCTGATCGTCCGATCGTCGGCGGACGGGGCACACGCGGAAGAGATCCATGATGACATCTATGCCATGTGCAAAACCGCTACGATGGTCGTGTCCGAAATGGAGGGGCCGCCGGAATGGCTTCTGGATGCCGACGACGCCCACACCCGCGCCTGGCGCGAGTGGGACGCGCCCGATGAGGTGATCGAGGGCGGGTTCGCGGACCATGGCGTGCTGGAGGCCGTCGACATGGCCCTCGCCGCGCGCCAAGCGTTGCCCGGCGGTGCCTATGCGTTCATCGAGGCGACCCGCGCCCTGGTGGCCATCGATGTGAATACCGGGGCCGACCATTCGCTGGCGGCGGGCCTCAAGGCCAACCTCGCGCTGGTCCGTGACCTGCCACGCCTGACCCGGATCAAGGGGCTTGGCGGGCAGATCACGCTGGACCTCGCCCCGATGCCCAAGCGGGATCGCAAGCAGGTGGAGGATGCCGTGAAAAAGGCCTTCCGGCAGGGTGGCGGCGATGTGGTCGTGGCCGGCTGGACGCCCCTGGGGATGTTGGAGCTGACGCGCAAGCGCGACCGCGCGCCCCTGTCGCAGGTCTGGCCGGGCTAA
- a CDS encoding Maf family protein: MRLILGSGSPRRVEILAVLGLTPDDIRPPDIDEDPLPNELPKPYVDRIVRAKADAVHRDPGDVVLCADTTVALGRRILGKPADADQARAFLTLLGGRRHRVLTGIAVKTDDKLMTRIVESRVKMKRLSKVEMDGYIATGDWQGKAGGYAIHGPAGAFFPWISGSHSAIVGLPMVETANLLQAAGIEVWKT, from the coding sequence ATGAGGCTGATCCTCGGCTCCGGCAGCCCGCGCCGCGTTGAAATCCTGGCGGTCTTGGGCCTCACTCCCGATGATATCCGTCCGCCCGATATCGACGAAGATCCCCTGCCCAACGAATTGCCCAAACCCTACGTGGATCGCATTGTTCGCGCCAAGGCGGACGCCGTGCACCGCGACCCCGGCGATGTTGTCCTGTGTGCCGACACCACCGTGGCCTTGGGCCGCCGTATCCTGGGCAAGCCCGCCGACGCGGACCAGGCCCGCGCCTTCCTCACCCTTCTTGGCGGGCGCCGTCACCGCGTTTTGACCGGCATCGCGGTGAAAACCGACGACAAGCTGATGACCCGCATCGTGGAATCCCGCGTGAAGATGAAACGTCTCAGCAAGGTCGAGATGGATGGCTACATCGCCACCGGCGATTGGCAGGGCAAGGCGGGCGGCTACGCCATCCACGGCCCCGCAGGCGCGTTCTTCCCTTGGATATCCGGCAGCCATTCCGCCATCGTCGGCCTGCCGATGGTCGAAACCGCAAACCTGTTGCAGGCGGCAGGCATCGAGGTGTGGAAGACATGA
- the infA gene encoding translation initiation factor IF-1 — protein MAKEEMLEFPGVVKELLPNATFRVELENGHEIIAHTAGKMRKNRIRVLAGDKVQVEMTPYDLTKGRINYRFK, from the coding sequence ATGGCTAAGGAAGAGATGCTCGAATTTCCTGGCGTCGTGAAGGAACTCCTGCCCAACGCGACATTCCGGGTCGAGCTCGAAAACGGCCATGAGATCATCGCGCATACGGCAGGCAAGATGCGTAAGAACCGCATTCGGGTTCTGGCAGGCGACAAAGTCCAGGTAGAAATGACCCCCTATGATCTGACCAAGGGCCGGATCAACTATCGCTTCAAGTAA